In the genome of Vanessa cardui chromosome 18, ilVanCard2.1, whole genome shotgun sequence, the window ACGTTCAAACGTATAATTGTAGTATGGTTGTAgttagaataaattttatttattgtcgaGTCGTGGAGAcaacatagtaaataaaaataaagcgtAGGTAATCTTAgccaattatttttgttttctaagTAAATGcaacaaatttatttcatttgctTCTGCAAGAAAGTAATCGTTGTGAATCAATTCATTATCATTGATAATATAATCGTTCTTCGCTTTTATTAGTAGTCTTCCTGGTAACAATATAACTACATCACATTACATGCCATGAATATATTGTAGGtgatcataatatatgtatgtacattaaaaaaataatcgaacTCAATATTGAACACCGTGGAACGctcctattttaaaaatatttgttattcatatttttgatGTCTCTAGATTCTAGATTGTTTTGGTGTATGACCAATTTGCAATTTATTTGttcttttcatatatttagcatgcaataactttattatttttttttcagaacaaATTCTATGAAGTAATCATACAGTGCCCCAAAGATGATACCACCGAACTCGAAAAAGCCTTACGAACGACTACGCTCATTGACTGGACCCAACCAATAGAAGTTCCTTTTGCTCCAATACATGTTTcagaatgtttaaaaattataatatatgacaaGAATTGCAAGATAGATCATATTACAATGACACAAACGTTCTTATTGCATAAAGATTCGCCTCTGTTTGATATAAGGTAATGACTATTAAGTAGTTCCGTAAGTAAACACAAAATGCATTAATAAAGTATGATTAAAAAGATGAATGTGATTTCAAGTGACTGTAAATGTGAACTAGCTAGGTAGCAAAGAGATTACAAAATACCAATTTAATGTACAGTAAGATATCTTGGCTCTATGctgattgttttttaatatttgttgagaTCGCTCCGCTTATTTCAACTACCTCAATTCTGGAGATTTTTTTAGATACACGTCAGTCATATCACTTCAATTGGTATGTACATTACGAAATTACTATCATCCGACTTAAATAATTACTACGACATATAGAGTTCTCTTGTCTATATTTCCTTAGCTTCCCAGTTGTGTGCATCCAGCATTACTGGGCGTCAGCCATGTCCTCCAAATCAAATTATGTCGGTAGCGGAGGACTAGATCAAACCGTCTGACCTTTTGTTTCTTTACGGTCTGGAAGTCTGTAACCTTTATACCGGTTTCATACAATCGATAACTGTCTACAGATTATTAGTTCGCGTCTATCTATAAGACATTTGTGAAAATACCTCCATAAATTGACCCTGTCAAACTCTTGAAGCCTGGATGAGGCAGAACTGACTAATCATATCTTACAAGGTCGCCACGTTATGTTTGGTGAATGCTTACCTACATAAAATTGAATGTGTGGTCACACTAAAATCCTAATTCCGTAACGATGTAAATTACGACAGAACGcttccttattatatttttacccacaaatatataaaaggtaATAATTTATCACATAATATTCAGTAACAAAGTTATAAGTAATCGTGAATTTGAAACTTTTCAAAGCGTGTTTATTTTGACGTTCCTTTGTCACATTTTGTATAGCTTTTAATAAAGTGGTCCCCCATTCAACTTAGTATCGTTTTAGTTCAGCTAGTCTTTGAAATTTCAACATAGTGGCcgctagtaaaataaaatgcattttgttgttaaatgaatttattttcggATGAATATAAACGAAACACTGATATCTATTATtcctgtattaatattataaatgtgaaagtaactctgtgtgttgTCGTGTGAATGTCTGTCGCATTTTAACTatgaaaccgctgaaccgaatttaatgaaattttggtatgagCCAAACTtgaggacataggctactttttttgcctcaTCTTGTCATTATTAACATGTCTTATAATTATGTTAGTAAAGGCTACACGGGAATATctgttaacataaaaaaaatttttgcttTACAGCTTGGATCCAGAATTCTCATTCAAGCTTCTCACTCTAGACTGCGTGAAATTGGTTAATTCAGTGTGGCCTCACAAAACCCCCGGCTCAGAGTGGTACTTCGAGTTGCTTATTAAGGCTAACTTGGGCTATGGACTGTTCAAGAGTGGTGAACTCGTTGCATGGTCGTTTATAAAGGAAATGGGTGCACTTGGACACTTATATACCCTGGAAAATCATAGAAGGAAAGGCTACGGGGAGTTAGTTCTCAAACTTATatctaatatattgttaaaggATAATAAACACGTGTATGCATACTGTATAGCGGGAAATATAAAAGCCGGTAATTTGTACAAGAAATTGGGCTTCGATAGCGTCCTTGACGTTCATTGGTGTAATTTTGTACCAAATTAgacatagataaatatatattaaaaataaatgacaataaaatcTTTTTGCTATACAACAATTGTTTCATTTCGATGAAacaattgttaatatatataattaataactgtaataaaaaactgGAAAATTAAGAACACATTGGTTATCCAAGCGCGAGCAAATACTACTGAAattccatatattttatttgtatttctcaTCTCGAAGAATCGCAAATGTAAGATGAAAACCTTCGATCTCATTCCAGCAGAGGTAAATGTAGAGTGTAAACTATGTGCATTTAAGTgcgttttaaaactttataggCCTTATTTGTCACTTTGTAATCCTTTTCTAAAAGCATTTCATCGACCTGTATATCTTGGCCTTGGTATAAATGATTCAACTGAATTGATATTCACTGGcttaatatttcattcaattatacagtaataaaaatttgtttcaaaatttaagtttaattaacatttatagaAATCAGCGACCTCTCCAGACTTCGCgtgggtgcaatattgatacaaaataaactacagaatttcATTTACGTTATCACATAAgaagcttctaaaattatcagtgtttcttcactataATGTTTATGTACTatgtacaaaaatcttcctcacgaatcactctatctaataaaaaaaaacgcatcaaaatatgctgcacatacatacatacatacatacatacgtagggattacatagggacagacggtaagcgacttagttttatcCTACGTTACCTatgataattatgatgataagcttttatttcttcaatgacttgtcaaataaataaaaattgtacttaTTCTTGATATTATCGTCTCTGACAAGAACCGGTGAAATTGTCAaaattctgatactaaaataCTAAAAGTAGATACATCAAAATGCAACGTGCAGATAAAAAAAGGTAATTCTATAAACTTCACAAACCGACAccttgtttttgtattaaactacataaaaaattatattacgattaaaaatttaaagagtCTGTATATTTTGAATCATTACTGAATCTAATATGCACTTTTTTTTCCAATgactaatgataaaatttagttaactgtttttaatttcgTTGAATCAATCAAGAAgtgaaattattacaataagaaTAGTCTTAAGCTAATTTAAGTATTAATGGTCAAATATGGATTTGAACCCAACCAAGaacaagtaatataaaatgtccTACTGTTACAAGTAAGTCTAGATATGATTATTGGAGGGTTGAGCTATAAATGACCCAGGAATAAACGCGAAGGATGGCCCAGTggagcgtgcatcttaatcgagtctcggcggtgaaggaaaacatcgtgagaatacGTAggtatgtctaatttcaacgaaattctgccacataagtATTCACCAACCCCCAGTAGGTGTAGgtaatatgctcctaaccttatcttcaaaaggaggccttagcccaactgggagaaatttactggctgttaatTTTAAGTGATCTTATGTGTGCAGCTATAATACGATATTACCAACAACGGACTAACCTTTTTTTTCTCATGAATTCCTCAATGTCTCACTACCAGCCGAGGTTGTATTCATGTCAAATGTTATTACGACCAATGGTTTTGGTCGTGATGAAGTTGCAAACAGACccaacagagttacttttgcatttattgtatatattgacCAGTGTTAGTTAGTTTGTTATTTATACGGGTGGAAAGGGAGAGAGGACAGTTTACGTTTAGATATCCCATCGATGTTTTTTTAGTTAAGTTCCGGTTtcgagggtgagtgagccagtgtaggtGCAAGAATAACACACACAAAGGATATAACAGTTAGTTTctaaggttggtagcacatccGCACAGTTCTAATATCAATTATCGGTAATTACAATTTACCATCCGATGGCCCGTTTTCCCGCCTAcctacctatacaataaaagGAAAATGTTTATTTGCACACAGAAGTGCGTCTGCTGTTTTTTAGTCTTATGGGATCACAGTCGTCACTGAGACGAACGACGAAAGCAATAGATTACAAATCATAGAACGGTAAATATTTGAACTTCCTAAATTAGGCAATTAAGGATGTCATGACAGGAACGCCCAATAACAACACCATTTAACGTAAGGCATTGGGATTAGCCGCATAATAAGCTGGAAACTAAACCAAACAGGCTATTAAGTCAGCTTATTATAAGTCATAATAttatgctataaaaaaatatgtaataagcgttgttataatcttatttaaaatgcaGAATGTTCAAAATCTGATTTGTCTTTATGCAAATATttggattatattttttaataatgataatgaatagAAATTTATTACAAAGCAGAACCTAAAATCccgttatatttataacatgttatgtaatgtttatttcCGTTTCATAAAGGTGTGAatttatgagaaaaatattataatagttatagaTTCCAATACCTTTGTGAAGCCGCAACAGATACGGCGTGACGTGCTGACGTAATACAAACAGAAATATCTacatttcataacaaatttttgCAATAGAACGTTCAAATGCATAAAGTCATTGTTTCGTGAACTTTTCTGTTGcgtttaatatcattatttttaaaagtaacatcACCTTCTggattaattcaaatataactttaacATACTTGCATTCTTACTACTATATACATTACTGACTTACTCTAAGATTATAATGGTggaatagagtaactactgagtttcatcaTCATATCGGTTCTTTTCAATATAATCTACTTGctgaactggtggtagctttactaaacttttttttaaaaaccaatgcaatatttcattcataaatgattttataaatctatttaaataaagaatattttgtttaaatttttgattagcagtgaattttatatttattgtgttttctCGAGTGATTTGCTATTATTAATGAGAAGTGAAAATTTCTAACCAGAATAAGGAATTCGAACGTATTTATGATCGATCGAATCGTTTTTATGTCAAATTTCTCTTCAGATCTATAGTAGTATAAATCATGTGtatgaaaacaataaactaATACGAAGCTAATCAAGTCATACAAACAAGTTTACTCAACGTCCATTACGCAAAGTCGATCTTATTAACTGTAATACCCTTGTCATATAATTGCGGATAAAGTGCAACATGCTATTGctaaataatgtttttcattgAATTGTTCTCATGACGATCAAAACGGAGTGGCTTTTTGTCACTTCACGATCACATATGTCAATGAGAACATGAACGTTGATTAAGTATTAATGAACCACTTAAGTAAATCGTCTGTATTATCGCTTCGTTGCAAGACTATCACTTTTTACGTTACAGTACGAATGCGCTAAtattggttaggttaggttatttttaaataaatgacacCTCTCCTAAATGGCACATATATCGATACCCTTTTTACATTTGACCTTTTAAACTTTACCTTTTGTATggcaattatatacaataatattgatttacaaCGAGACTTATaggtttaattgtatttaaaagaaCCGACTCTCGGCGATCATATTTGAttatactgagtttctttcgccggttcttctcgggtcagggtattttcttttccgaaccggtggtagtgtttgaATTGACCATTAATAAGAAAgtataatgcttctatattgaataaagttatttgagtttgagtttgattgaTCAAATACAGTAACCTATTTTCTTGCTGGTTATTTCGAGAAGaatctacatatatgtatatataaatatatctacacataGATATTGGGTTTCTATTTAACTAGCTCCCCTTTCTGGCTTCAAACGAATATAATAAGGatttatatacaacttttagATTGAagcacatataaaatataaataaacttcacTTTTTTCCTAGATATTTTCCTTTTATACTAGAGAAGTTGAAATTCCCgcctttttctattattttatgaattcatTATAAACCTTCATTCACATAAACCTACTTCTTGAAtaactttgtttataaaaaccgcattaaaatccgttgcatagtttaagATCTAACTAAGCCTAGGGACGGtgagaagcgactttgttttttaaaaagtagatttaattttgttaattgagAGTACAGCTATAAAACCTCCTTGAGAAAA includes:
- the LOC124537480 gene encoding uncharacterized protein LOC124537480, producing the protein MCTEPLHLMPIKKWRDLKSAALSDWPRSISMYTLLETEEHILELGIDYGLKVYSPYGDVNNGIVAINVKNKFYEVIIQCPKDDTTELEKALRTTTLIDWTQPIEVPFAPIHVSECLKIIIYDKNCKIDHITMTQTFLLHKDSPLFDISLDPEFSFKLLTLDCVKLVNSVWPHKTPGSEWYFELLIKANLGYGLFKSGELVAWSFIKEMGALGHLYTLENHRRKGYGELVLKLISNILLKDNKHVYAYCIAGNIKAGNLYKKLGFDSVLDVHWCNFVPN